The Brassica napus cultivar Da-Ae chromosome C7, Da-Ae, whole genome shotgun sequence genomic interval TAATTCCACCACCTCCGACCCTTTGTTTTGCCAAATAATTAGACGCACCAACACAAGTGTAAGAACAACATAACTAATAACGCTAACACTAAGTAAAACTGAACAACAACAGCATACACAAATAAGCGCGGGGCTCGACCTCTAGTATTAATAACAGACGTtccttgtcaaaaaaaaaataataataataagaaaaagagTTTGCGTTTGTAAAAGTAATAAGTAAAAatctactctcttttttttactgAAGTAGTGACTGTCTACTGACTAGAGAGACTTTCCACCGCACTCCTCCTCGCCTTGCTTTTAGGATTCTCTCCTTTTTAGCTGCAAATCTGATTTCGAATTAAAAAGAAGAATCACCGCCGAAGGAAAAACATGAGTGAggggaggaggaagaagagtgtGAACGGAGGAGGCGCACCGGCGCAAACTAATCACGACGATCGGAGATCTACTCTTCCGGAAGCTGAAGCGGCGGGGAAGCGAGCTGTAATCAAGAGCGCTGACATGAAGGAGGATATGCAGAAGGAAGCTATCGAAATCGCTATCACCGTACATTACCCTCTCCctctttctctatatatatatatatacattcttCGATCTTAGGGGATTGGATCTCTCTATCTATCTGTGTGTAATTGTGGCAGGCGTTTGAGAAGTACAGTGTGGAGAAGGAGATAGCTGAGAACATCAAGAAGGAGTTTGACAAGGTTCATGGTCCTACTTGGCACTGCATCGTTGGCCGCAACTTTGGTCTGTCATCGTATCCTCTCCTTTAAGCTAGCTGACAATAATGATCATCTCCTAGTGACTGAATCTTCTTATGGCTAGTTTTGATTTTGCTTCTTTCATGATTCTCGAGTGGTTAATAGTGTGATATGGTTTTGGTTTCTTCTCTATTCTAACTTACACTTGTGTTGTTCTTCTTGCGTTTGAATCCGCTTTTTGTGTGcttaatatgaaattttgatttAGATCTTAGCTTCATCAGAATTCTTTGAATCTTTATACGATGAGTTCTTTGTGCTTAGTTGAAGAATCTTGTGTTGGATAGGCATTACTTTTGTACCACTCCCTAGCCCCTCACATTCTTGGGTTTAGCTTTGTCTTTGCATAAAGATTATATTCCAACAAACATGtgatataagaattatcttatttatttactcTACTACTTGTCTTCTTGCTCTGTAATCTTTACTTGTTCTTTGGCCTAATGGTGCATTTTTGTCCTGCAGGTTCATATGTAACACACGAGACAAACCATTTCGTTTACTTCTACCTCGACCAGAAAGCTGTTCTCCTCTTCAAGTCGGGTTAACAATTCGGAAAACCTCATCGTTGGAAAAGATATTTGTGATGTTCAATCAGCATTATCATCGTCATCACGTTGTAGTTATAGTTTCTTGTTCTGTATGTTATGTGTTAAAAAAGGCTTTAACAAACAGATTtggataataaaattttctttcggTACGCAtcttcaaatatatatacaatgatacaaatatattgatCTGAACCTCAGCTTGGAGACACGAAGGAGCATTACATAAAAGGTAACAACGTTTATGCAAATTTCATTTATGTAATTCGAAGAGCATTTTTTATATCTTGCAATTGGGAAGATACCGTTTTAGCCGTAATACTTGAATTACAATGGGTCTAAAAAGTGAGGAAGTAGTCGTGGATGTGTTTACTTATCTCGTCAGGCCTTTCCTCGTGGAGAAAATGACCAACGCCTTTAAGTACCACAACTTCGTCTAACAACGGTACGTGGCTCTTAAACCGGCCATCGTGGATGTACTTCTTGGTCCGTGGAATGTGGTAGGTCAAATCTTGGTCCCCGATTATAAACTTAACCGGAACTTTCACTTGAGCGTTTGAGAATGCCCCCATCATCTCCCATGTCCTGCAACGAGCAAAGCAGAAATTGATTGtcacactaaaaaaaaaacaagaaaaaaaaaaagaaacaaatcttgCAGGAGAGATTAGAGATATTGATcctagttttatatataaacaagTTTCATACCGGTCCATGTTTCGATAATAGTTTACAGGTCCAGTGAAGCCACTCTTCTCGTACTTTGAAACATAATACTTAACATCATACTCGGTTAGCCAAGAGGGCAGTGAAACAGGATCATCATAGCTTTTCCCTTTAGGTAAGAGTATAGGACCAGGATTACGATACGTTAACATCTCTAAGAGAACTCGTTCCGTGCCAACTTTAGCGAACTCCGCCTCTATTTCCCCATACTCCTGCAAAATGTTAATCCCATTCTTCTGATTACAaacagaaaatacaaaaaaaaaaaaacatctcttGTCTCTGTCTGAATCTCAAACAAACTAACACTGTTTACACTTGTAATAATCTACAGTGTTGTTATTCATTAAGAGtctattaaaagaacaaacgtgGGACCTGAAACCTGCAGATATAGTAGTCATCTCCATAGAACGATTTAAACATGGAGATCGGTTTCCTCTTAAGGTTCCAAGGCTCGAACACGACACTCATGTTGACCAGAGCCTTAACCCTGTCCGGTCGGAGAAGACAGAGATGCCACGCGATGACCGCTCCCCAATCGTGTCCCACCACGAACACTTTCTCCCGATCTCCTCCGACCACCGCGTCGATCAATCCGATCAGATCTCCGACCACGTGGAGACTCGTGTACGCGTCCGCGCTCTCCGGCGCCTCCGTGTCTCCGTATCCGCGCAGGTCGGGGGCGATTGTGCGGTAGCCTAGCGACGAGAGTGCCGCCATCTGGTGCCGCCACGTGTACCAGAGCTCCGGAAATCCGTGGAGGAAGAGTATCACCGGAGGAGGACGTGAAGCACCGTTGTCGGTGAAGGAGGGAGTTTTCTCGGCGAAGTGCATGTTGATTCCATTGACCTTCACGAATCTGTGAGTGAAAGTAAGATCCATGAAAGCTGCTCAAattgttttgaagaaaaatgatcga includes:
- the LOC106445841 gene encoding dynein light chain 2, cytoplasmic: MSEGRRKKSVNGGGAPAQTNHDDRRSTLPEAEAAGKRAVIKSADMKEDMQKEAIEIAITAFEKYSVEKEIAENIKKEFDKVHGPTWHCIVGRNFGSYVTHETNHFVYFYLDQKAVLLFKSG
- the LOC106445840 gene encoding epoxide hydrolase A, with the protein product MDLTFTHRFVKVNGINMHFAEKTPSFTDNGASRPPPVILFLHGFPELWYTWRHQMAALSSLGYRTIAPDLRGYGDTEAPESADAYTSLHVVGDLIGLIDAVVGGDREKVFVVGHDWGAVIAWHLCLLRPDRVKALVNMSVVFEPWNLKRKPISMFKSFYGDDYYICRFQEYGEIEAEFAKVGTERVLLEMLTYRNPGPILLPKGKSYDDPVSLPSWLTEYDVKYYVSKYEKSGFTGPVNYYRNMDRTWEMMGAFSNAQVKVPVKFIIGDQDLTYHIPRTKKYIHDGRFKSHVPLLDEVVVLKGVGHFLHEERPDEISKHIHDYFLTF